Proteins from one Hyperolius riggenbachi isolate aHypRig1 chromosome 4, aHypRig1.pri, whole genome shotgun sequence genomic window:
- the STX11 gene encoding syntaxin-11 gives MKDRLSELLEYARLHSQYVQNGEDAALEGPAMFETDHSLEVLYNDIQLIRTENHLLKVDVKRLGKQTTRFLTSMRRLSSIKRDSNSIAKDIKVRGEGIHRKLQSLKSLSEDAENKSGGNAVITRVAKAQYITLTRAFQKAMVEYNEAEMVQRENCKIRIQRQLEVMGKDVSGNQIEDMIEHGKWDVFSENLLSDVKVARSALNEIETRHKELIKLETRIREVHDLFLQMALLVEEQAETLNVVELNLEKVKDYVGAAKTQIKQAVEYKRKNPCRQFFCCCFPCCN, from the coding sequence ATGAAGGACCGTCTCAGTGAGCTCTTGGAGTATGCAAGACTTCATAGTCAATACGTTCAAAATGGTGAAGATGCGGCACTGGAAGGTCCTGCTATGTTTGAAACCGACCATTCCTTAGAGGTGCTCTATAATGATATACAGCTCATTCGGACAGAGAACCACTTGCTGAAAGTTGATGTCAAACGTTTGGGGAAGCAAACAACACGTTTTCTCACTTCAATGCGTCGTCTTAGCAGCATAAAAAGAGATTCAAACAGTATTGCTAAAGACATTAAGGTGCGAGGTGAGGGTATCCACAGAAAACTTCAAAGCCTCAAAAGCCTCAGTGAAGATGCAGAGAACAAATCTGGTGGAAATGCTGTTATTACACGTGTGGCTAAAGCACAGTATATCACTCTGACCCGTGCTTTCCAGAAAGCCATGGTTGAGTACAATGAGGCTGAAATGGTTCAGAGGGAGAACTGCAAGATTCGTATCCAGCGTCAGCTTGAAGTCATGGGAAAAGATGTATCTGGAAACCAGATAGAAGATATGATAGAACATGGAAAATGGGACGTCTTCTCTGAAAATCTTCTCTCCGATGTTAAAGTGGCTCGTTCAGCTCTTAATGAAATTGAAACTCGGCATAAAGAATTGATAAAGCTAGAGACTCGCATAAGAGAGGTCCATGACCTCTTCTTACAGATGGCCTTGTTGGTTGAAGAACAAGCTGAGACTCTGAATGTTGTTGAGTTAAATTTGGAAAAAGTTAAAGATTATGTTGGAGCTGCCAAAACACAGATCAAGCAAGCTGTCGAATACAAGCGCAAAAATCCATGTCGTCAATTTTTCTGCTGTTGCTTCCCTTGCTGTAACTGA